In a genomic window of Streptomyces sp. NBC_01231:
- a CDS encoding serine/threonine-protein kinase: MPTPLTHDDPLALGPYRLIARLGSGGMGTVYVARSVGGRTVALKTMHAGLASDLAARTRFRLEVDAARVIGDRFGARVMDADPLAETPWLATEYVLGPPLDEAIEVGGVLPELSVRALGAGLCAALGQLHQSDVVHRDLKPSNILVTAYGPKIIDFGIARAIGDDRLTRTGAAVGTPAFMSPEQATGQEHDPAGDVFALAGVLVYAATGRGPFGHGQVADLLYRVRYGEADLSGVPAALVPLLSRCLAKEPGERPSTGEVAAQLHDGSGEFADHLPDLLLAEIARRAVDVWRIVPQRLPPPVEDRGPVPVTPVSGGGPSRRRFLAVGGAAAASAVVGGGAWWWRGHASEDLEQGGGSTGNSAEETRNLDPAWLYTVGNGSTDLALNVPYPVGGVVIVPGGNTEGVNPSNGQRTWQAATGESGWQAVVAGNQVYRLTTERGTYNRTDVTIETANPENGKGIKTLARLEDTNDELDGNQFLCVSEGVAYVAVGKGKDSGLGSFLASQTYTLRAVDLESGKILWSKSLPKRPDESERLHFLAAKVVGNLLLTFQEVKEWTVDIVVRDKRTGAVVWEKPYDVNDPDALRGEIAADEDHLYLGGAQLRAVRLRDGAQVWATRDEHRYGPPALKAGVVYSVGAETGLKAVNSHKGEVLWTEKGGEVAEAYTGSPPVIGTRYAYYKNGTQLREISLSKHTTARTYKTSGTYFYEDTQDKLVLAVDARYLAAYPLK, translated from the coding sequence ATGCCGACTCCCCTCACGCATGACGATCCCCTAGCCCTCGGCCCGTACCGGCTCATTGCCCGCCTCGGCAGTGGAGGCATGGGTACCGTCTACGTGGCGCGTTCAGTGGGCGGACGTACTGTCGCGCTCAAGACCATGCACGCAGGCCTCGCCTCCGATCTGGCCGCCCGCACCCGTTTCCGGCTTGAAGTGGATGCGGCCAGGGTCATCGGGGATCGGTTCGGGGCTCGGGTGATGGACGCGGATCCGCTCGCGGAGACGCCCTGGCTGGCGACGGAGTATGTGCTGGGGCCCCCGCTCGATGAGGCCATCGAGGTCGGGGGAGTGCTGCCGGAGCTGTCCGTGCGGGCGCTGGGGGCCGGCCTGTGCGCGGCGCTGGGCCAGTTGCACCAGTCCGACGTCGTGCACCGCGACCTCAAGCCGTCCAACATTCTCGTCACCGCCTACGGACCGAAGATCATCGACTTCGGCATCGCGCGGGCCATCGGGGACGACCGACTGACTCGTACCGGTGCGGCTGTCGGTACACCGGCCTTCATGTCGCCGGAGCAGGCGACCGGGCAGGAGCACGACCCCGCCGGCGACGTGTTCGCGCTCGCCGGAGTGCTGGTGTACGCGGCCACCGGGCGTGGTCCCTTCGGGCACGGCCAGGTGGCGGACCTGCTGTACCGGGTGCGGTACGGGGAAGCGGACCTCAGCGGTGTACCAGCAGCGCTCGTGCCACTGCTTTCCCGGTGCCTGGCCAAGGAGCCGGGAGAGCGGCCCAGTACAGGCGAGGTGGCAGCTCAACTCCACGACGGAAGTGGCGAGTTCGCTGACCACTTGCCCGACCTCCTGCTCGCGGAGATCGCGCGGCGAGCCGTCGACGTATGGCGGATAGTTCCCCAGCGTCTGCCCCCGCCGGTGGAGGACCGCGGGCCCGTGCCGGTCACCCCGGTTTCCGGCGGTGGACCCTCGCGTCGCCGGTTCCTGGCCGTCGGCGGAGCAGCCGCCGCGAGTGCGGTGGTGGGTGGGGGCGCCTGGTGGTGGCGAGGACATGCGTCGGAAGACCTTGAGCAAGGTGGCGGTTCCACGGGTAACAGTGCCGAGGAGACGCGCAATCTCGACCCTGCGTGGCTGTACACGGTGGGTAACGGCTCCACGGATCTGGCCCTCAATGTTCCCTATCCCGTCGGGGGCGTTGTGATAGTCCCTGGGGGCAACACCGAAGGGGTCAACCCGTCGAACGGGCAGAGGACATGGCAGGCCGCGACCGGCGAGAGCGGTTGGCAGGCAGTGGTGGCGGGCAACCAGGTCTACCGGCTTACAACAGAGCGCGGCACCTACAACAGGACCGACGTCACCATCGAGACGGCCAACCCCGAGAACGGGAAAGGCATCAAGACTCTGGCTCGTCTTGAGGACACGAATGACGAACTCGACGGAAACCAGTTCCTTTGCGTCTCTGAAGGCGTTGCGTACGTCGCGGTAGGCAAGGGCAAGGACTCGGGCCTCGGCTCCTTTCTGGCTTCCCAGACGTACACCCTGCGCGCCGTCGACCTCGAGTCCGGCAAGATCCTCTGGTCGAAGTCCCTGCCCAAGAGACCCGACGAAAGCGAGAGGCTCCACTTCCTGGCCGCCAAGGTTGTCGGCAACCTCCTCCTGACGTTCCAGGAAGTGAAGGAGTGGACGGTAGACATCGTCGTACGGGACAAGCGCACCGGGGCCGTTGTGTGGGAGAAGCCTTACGACGTCAACGACCCCGACGCTCTGCGCGGCGAGATCGCCGCGGATGAAGACCACCTGTATCTCGGGGGTGCGCAACTCCGGGCAGTTAGGCTGCGCGACGGAGCACAGGTATGGGCGACGAGGGACGAGCACCGGTACGGTCCGCCGGCCCTCAAGGCGGGCGTCGTGTACTCCGTCGGAGCCGAGACCGGACTCAAGGCAGTGAACTCGCACAAGGGAGAGGTGTTGTGGACCGAGAAGGGCGGCGAGGTAGCGGAGGCATACACCGGCTCACCGCCCGTCATCGGCACCCGCTACGCGTACTACAAGAACGGGACGCAACTGCGCGAGATCAGCCTGTCGAAGCACACGACCGCACGGACGTACAAGACGAGCGGCACGTACTTCTATGAGGACACCCAGGACAAGCTGGTCCTGGCTGTGGACGCCCGCTACCTGGCCGCGTACCCCCTCAAGTGA
- a CDS encoding serine/threonine protein kinase: protein MRVSDAGRGVRRIGPYVVVTSLDPRRNAQTPVSEHRFIARSADGDRTVLISTPLASTGPQRFMAEADTSRYLLGPWVLPAVELAGPGEGAWSTRPYLPALPLPTALAVNGGPLPERTVRALAVALAETLTVMHGQKLTHAGLCPSAVLLAADGPRLTCFGAVRAAAPDGAARQGTPGLDPGSLPPEQAVGGQPRPLGDVYALGATLAYAATGHTMPEREELPLALRSLVARCLARDPANRPQLAEILDALADSGRQDPPVGFGLATRAEAMLGAGWLPARVVAAIVHQSGSVFAAEVEVPAQETNPAWPPPGVAPVPAATPPHRY from the coding sequence ATGCGCGTGTCAGACGCCGGCCGAGGTGTGCGGCGGATCGGCCCCTATGTGGTCGTCACTAGTCTCGACCCGCGCCGAAACGCGCAAACACCCGTCTCCGAGCACCGCTTCATCGCCCGTAGCGCCGACGGCGATCGCACCGTCCTGATCAGCACGCCTTTGGCGAGCACAGGCCCACAGCGCTTCATGGCCGAAGCCGACACCTCCCGTTACCTTCTTGGACCTTGGGTCCTCCCTGCCGTGGAACTCGCCGGTCCTGGCGAGGGAGCCTGGTCCACCCGGCCCTATCTGCCCGCGCTTCCGCTTCCCACGGCCCTCGCGGTGAACGGCGGCCCTCTGCCAGAGCGTACGGTTCGGGCGCTTGCAGTCGCCCTCGCCGAGACTCTCACCGTGATGCACGGTCAGAAGCTCACCCACGCCGGGCTCTGCCCGTCCGCCGTACTGCTCGCCGCGGACGGACCCAGGCTCACATGCTTCGGGGCCGTGCGTGCCGCCGCGCCGGACGGTGCTGCACGCCAGGGCACCCCCGGGCTCGACCCCGGCAGCCTTCCGCCCGAGCAGGCCGTGGGTGGACAACCCCGGCCACTGGGCGACGTATACGCGCTGGGCGCGACGCTCGCCTATGCCGCTACGGGACACACGATGCCGGAACGCGAGGAACTGCCACTCGCACTACGGTCGTTGGTCGCGCGGTGTCTGGCCCGGGACCCGGCCAACCGCCCCCAACTCGCCGAGATCCTCGACGCGTTGGCCGACAGCGGACGCCAGGACCCTCCCGTCGGGTTCGGTCTAGCAACGCGAGCAGAGGCAATGCTCGGTGCCGGGTGGCTGCCCGCCCGGGTCGTTGCCGCCATCGTGCATCAATCGGGGTCCGTGTTCGCCGCGGAGGTGGAGGTACCGGCTCAGGAGACGAATCCGGCCTGGCCCCCTCCGGGCGTGGCGCCGGTCCCAGCCGCGACGCCCCCTCACAGATACTGA
- a CDS encoding serine/threonine-protein kinase, producing the protein MKPLGTGDPLRLGPYRLHGVLGEGGMGKVYVGQDVAGTLAAVKVLKPELAHEPNLAQRFVREAQAAQAVRSKGVAAVLGAWTEGGRPWIATEFLAGLTLDQAVEAYGPLDGAAVRALASALAQTLADIHAVGFVHRDLKPPNIVLTSDGPRIIDFGIARPEHGLTLTTTGQVPVTPGYGAPEQVLGQRVTPSADVFSLGAVLAYAASGRRAYEGTHIAAVQYAVVHGEPQLGGIAPEIHALIAPCLAKDPATRPVPAQIVQAMAAPKGAERTWRRGPLADAIKERETAAHRLTAHVTLETAPSVTRRCLLAGLTAGAVVVAGGGGTAAWWLGSRSSQGEGSARAKRDPFDIPAAVPTPMARLDTKGGENILTGAKQPTMIWRNSDTADVYSRQLLPVRDVIVLGAATGGIAAYDVRDGSTRWSASNIRTKGGYLSLSDRLVIGADKQGVLRTFVPSTGTPMWTCPAAEAATLLAADNEVVYFVTLDDKLRSVSRADSKVRWTATVPSDFRKKLLNPAAIGQGKLVMSTSDGNVLVVRTSDGRKEWARLDHADVTVRPAVYGDTVYINAKDLEARRLSDGKLIWRAHIYKTEKWGPPEAHANVVYANGGDDTMCLDTRDGSQLWQAYNDVDQASPALLQGNAVWALQANSNSRSPSVEVSAIRSFDGEEKWTYSLPAATYLRMAADGNRVFVMKDSMLVAFSTF; encoded by the coding sequence ATGAAGCCCCTCGGTACAGGCGACCCACTCCGCCTCGGCCCCTATCGTCTGCATGGCGTCCTCGGTGAGGGCGGCATGGGCAAGGTCTATGTCGGTCAGGATGTCGCCGGCACGCTCGCCGCCGTCAAGGTGCTGAAGCCCGAACTCGCCCACGAGCCCAACCTCGCACAGCGGTTCGTGCGCGAGGCGCAGGCCGCACAGGCCGTGCGGAGCAAGGGAGTGGCGGCGGTCCTCGGCGCCTGGACCGAAGGGGGAAGGCCTTGGATCGCGACCGAGTTCCTTGCCGGGCTCACCCTGGACCAGGCCGTCGAAGCGTACGGCCCGCTCGACGGGGCGGCTGTACGCGCTCTGGCCTCCGCTCTCGCGCAGACCCTCGCCGACATCCACGCGGTCGGGTTCGTCCATCGCGACCTCAAGCCCCCGAACATCGTGCTCACCTCGGACGGGCCGCGCATCATCGACTTCGGTATCGCCCGGCCCGAACACGGGCTCACCCTCACCACGACCGGGCAGGTGCCTGTTACTCCGGGCTACGGCGCGCCCGAGCAGGTGCTGGGACAGCGCGTCACCCCGTCCGCTGACGTGTTCTCACTGGGCGCAGTTCTGGCATACGCGGCGAGCGGCAGACGGGCGTACGAGGGAACGCACATCGCAGCTGTGCAGTACGCCGTGGTGCACGGCGAACCCCAACTCGGCGGCATCGCACCCGAGATACACGCCCTCATCGCACCCTGCCTTGCCAAGGACCCGGCCACGCGTCCCGTGCCTGCCCAGATCGTCCAGGCCATGGCGGCGCCCAAGGGTGCCGAACGGACGTGGCGGCGCGGGCCGCTCGCCGACGCCATCAAGGAACGGGAGACCGCGGCCCACCGACTGACCGCCCACGTCACCCTCGAGACGGCTCCGTCCGTCACCCGAAGGTGCCTGCTCGCCGGGCTCACCGCTGGAGCCGTGGTCGTCGCAGGCGGCGGTGGAACGGCGGCCTGGTGGCTGGGATCGCGAAGCAGCCAGGGTGAGGGCTCGGCCCGGGCCAAGAGAGACCCCTTCGACATTCCCGCGGCGGTGCCCACGCCCATGGCGCGACTGGACACCAAGGGGGGAGAGAACATCCTCACCGGTGCGAAGCAGCCGACCATGATCTGGAGAAACAGCGACACGGCGGATGTCTACTCGCGCCAGTTGCTGCCAGTACGAGACGTCATCGTCCTCGGTGCCGCAACCGGGGGTATCGCGGCGTACGACGTCAGGGACGGCAGTACGCGCTGGAGCGCGTCCAACATCAGAACGAAGGGCGGCTATCTGTCGCTCTCGGACCGGTTGGTCATCGGGGCCGACAAGCAGGGAGTCCTGCGCACCTTCGTCCCCTCCACCGGCACACCCATGTGGACGTGCCCGGCTGCCGAGGCGGCGACTCTGCTCGCCGCCGACAATGAGGTGGTGTACTTCGTGACGCTGGACGACAAGCTGCGCAGCGTGAGCCGCGCTGACTCGAAGGTGCGTTGGACGGCGACCGTACCTTCCGACTTCCGCAAGAAACTGCTCAACCCAGCCGCCATCGGCCAGGGCAAGCTGGTCATGTCGACATCGGACGGCAACGTGCTCGTCGTGCGCACCAGCGACGGCCGTAAGGAATGGGCCCGCCTCGACCACGCCGACGTCACGGTTCGCCCGGCCGTCTACGGCGACACCGTGTACATCAACGCCAAGGATTTGGAAGCGCGTCGGCTCAGCGACGGGAAGCTGATCTGGCGTGCCCATATCTACAAGACTGAGAAGTGGGGTCCACCGGAGGCCCATGCGAACGTGGTTTATGCCAATGGGGGCGACGACACCATGTGTCTGGACACTCGCGACGGCAGCCAGCTGTGGCAGGCCTACAACGACGTGGATCAGGCGAGCCCCGCGCTCCTGCAGGGCAACGCCGTCTGGGCACTCCAGGCCAACTCCAACTCGCGCTCGCCTTCCGTGGAGGTCAGCGCAATTCGGTCTTTCGACGGAGAGGAGAAGTGGACGTACAGCCTCCCGGCGGCCACCTACCTCCGCATGGCCGCCGACGGAAATCGCGTCTTCGTCATGAAAGACAGCATGCTGGTCGCCTTCTCAACGTTCTGA